A stretch of Mesorhizobium sp. M2A.F.Ca.ET.046.03.2.1 DNA encodes these proteins:
- a CDS encoding DUF2934 domain-containing protein has translation MDDDRTEKIRQRAYEIFQREGGILGNHERHWQQAEMEIDREAALPLTADDALPETREIDSADVLTVEALAMRTGISGDEAQELLDRLGNDRAAIEQAARDLSAKRRS, from the coding sequence ATGGACGACGATCGGACCGAGAAGATCAGGCAGCGCGCCTATGAGATCTTTCAACGTGAGGGCGGCATCCTCGGCAATCACGAACGGCACTGGCAACAAGCGGAGATGGAGATCGACCGCGAGGCGGCCCTGCCGCTGACCGCGGATGACGCGCTGCCCGAAACGCGCGAGATCGACAGCGCGGATGTGTTGACGGTGGAGGCGCTTGCCATGCGCACAGGCATTTCGGGCGACGAGGCGCAGGAGCTGCTCGACCGACTGGGCAACGATCGCGCGGCGATCGAGCAAGCGGCGCGAGATCTGAGCGCGAAGCGGCGCAGCTGA
- a CDS encoding TetR/AcrR family transcriptional regulator codes for MKIAVETRSARKDREIIEAATAAFIAKGYDGTSMEEIATRASASKQTVYKHFTDKETLFTEVVESTASQVNDVVESVTMLLSEAKFLEGGLQQLARRLTTTLMNDELLKLRRLIIANADRMPQLGRSWYDKGFERMLASVAECFEKLTSRGLLQTGDPRLAASHFFGMLLWIPMNEAMFTGSNPRSKADLERHADASVEAFLAAYGARSK; via the coding sequence ATGAAAATTGCTGTTGAGACCAGATCGGCCCGTAAGGATCGTGAGATCATCGAGGCGGCGACCGCCGCCTTCATCGCCAAGGGCTACGATGGGACCAGCATGGAGGAGATCGCCACCAGGGCGAGCGCTTCGAAGCAGACTGTCTACAAGCATTTCACGGACAAGGAGACGCTTTTCACCGAAGTCGTGGAGTCCACCGCTTCTCAGGTCAACGACGTTGTCGAGTCCGTGACGATGCTGCTTTCCGAGGCAAAATTCCTGGAGGGCGGCCTGCAGCAGCTTGCCCGGCGATTGACCACGACGCTGATGAACGACGAGTTGCTGAAGCTCCGGCGTCTGATTATCGCCAATGCCGATCGGATGCCGCAGCTTGGCCGTAGCTGGTACGACAAAGGCTTTGAGCGCATGCTTGCCTCGGTGGCGGAGTGCTTTGAAAAGCTCACCAGCCGAGGCTTGTTGCAGACCGGCGATCCCCGTTTGGCGGCCAGCCATTTCTTTGGCATGCTGCTTTGGATTCCGATGAACGAAGCGATGTTCACCGGAAGCAACCCGCGCTCGAAAGCCGACCTTGAGCGCCACGCCGATGCCTCGGTCGAAGCGTTCCTTGCCGCCTATGGGGCACGCTCGAAATAG
- a CDS encoding GNAT family N-acetyltransferase, with protein MRIAVIDEAGATARLDALAGLLMQSIEDGALVGFVLPFDVDQARSYWQGIFPSLTNGERLLICAYVEDNLVGTVQLYLSPEPNALHRAEVYMLLVHRDFQRQGIGSALMASVEDEARSRKRTLLLLDTAEGGASERLYRRMNWRQVGVVPHHFVDPFGKPRASIYFMKHLTP; from the coding sequence ATGCGTATCGCGGTAATCGACGAGGCCGGAGCAACGGCGCGACTCGACGCCCTCGCCGGGCTCTTGATGCAGAGCATCGAGGACGGGGCGCTCGTCGGCTTCGTACTGCCGTTCGACGTCGACCAAGCCCGGTCCTATTGGCAAGGCATCTTCCCCTCGCTGACGAACGGGGAACGTCTCCTCATCTGCGCCTATGTCGAGGACAATCTCGTCGGCACCGTCCAGCTCTATCTGTCGCCGGAACCGAATGCGCTGCACCGGGCGGAGGTTTACATGCTGCTCGTGCATCGAGATTTCCAGCGACAAGGCATCGGTTCAGCGCTCATGGCATCGGTGGAAGACGAAGCCAGGTCGAGAAAGCGCACCCTTCTCCTTCTCGACACCGCCGAGGGCGGAGCGAGCGAGCGGCTCTATCGGCGCATGAACTGGCGGCAAGTCGGCGTCGTGCCGCATCATTTCGTCGACCCGTTCGGCAAACCAAGGGCGTCCATCTACTTCATGAAGCACCTGACGCCCTAA
- a CDS encoding DMT family transporter, whose translation MLLSEALAVTAALCSALSSMFLSELKGRVPLLQLARWQMLATFVMTGSVSLAIGGWHTIGAREFWLLAGSSFAGISIASTTYFATIYSVGPRITALLFSLTSPFALALGYLVLEETISRWQALGVALVLAGIVLAIGMPRRFLKRGELAPAMPVVTPSTVPVSTVPGPPLTGRMGPGIVLGVTTALGQAIGTLLARPAMAAGVEPFTAMALRSGLAVILFIALTATPFGKGKREAVQFGTVGLAVLSAFVGTSLGMSCLMAALRTGNVGIISTLSSMTPVIILPMVWLRSGQRPTATAWAGALLAIAGTALISVR comes from the coding sequence ATGCTCCTTTCCGAAGCCCTTGCCGTCACCGCCGCCTTGTGCAGCGCGCTGAGCTCCATGTTCCTCAGCGAGCTCAAGGGGCGCGTTCCCCTGCTCCAGCTTGCCCGCTGGCAGATGCTCGCGACTTTCGTGATGACCGGCTCTGTGTCGCTGGCGATCGGCGGCTGGCACACGATCGGCGCGAGGGAATTCTGGCTGCTCGCCGGGTCGAGCTTCGCCGGCATCAGCATCGCCAGCACGACCTATTTCGCCACCATCTATTCGGTCGGCCCGCGGATCACGGCGCTGCTCTTCTCGCTCACCTCGCCCTTCGCGCTGGCGCTCGGCTATCTGGTGCTCGAGGAAACCATCAGCCGCTGGCAGGCGCTGGGCGTGGCGCTGGTGCTGGCGGGCATCGTGCTTGCCATCGGCATGCCGCGGCGCTTCCTCAAGCGCGGCGAGCTGGCGCCGGCTATGCCGGTCGTCACCCCTTCCACCGTGCCGGTCAGCACCGTGCCGGGCCCGCCGCTCACCGGCCGCATGGGACCAGGCATCGTGCTTGGCGTCACGACAGCGCTCGGCCAGGCGATCGGCACCCTTCTGGCCAGGCCCGCCATGGCGGCCGGCGTCGAGCCGTTCACGGCCATGGCGCTGCGTTCCGGCCTCGCCGTCATCCTGTTCATCGCGCTCACGGCAACGCCGTTCGGCAAGGGCAAAAGGGAGGCCGTGCAGTTCGGCACGGTGGGACTCGCCGTGCTGTCCGCCTTCGTCGGCACCTCGCTCGGCATGTCCTGCCTGATGGCCGCGTTGCGCACCGGCAATGTCGGCATCATCTCGACGCTGTCCTCGATGACGCCGGTCATCATCCTGCCGATGGTGTGGCTGCGCAGCGGCCAAAGGCCGACCGCGACCGCCTGGGCCGGCGCGCTGCTGGCCATCGCCGGCACGGCGCTGATCAGCGTGAGGTGA
- a CDS encoding MIP/aquaporin family protein — MSGFDPLRRFVAEALGTGLLVATVVGSGIMAETLTHDTALALLGNTLATGAMLVVLITILGPISGAHFNPAVSLVFCLNRSLPARDLPAYIAAQFAGGVAGTIAAHLMFALPVLEVATKPRTGPAQWFSEGVAAFGLVVVILAGLRFERRTVPWLVGLYITAAYWFTASTSFANPAVAVARSLTNSFSGIRPVDLPGFIVAELLGALIALALMGWLLKPETVQQSHPLKAEP, encoded by the coding sequence ATGAGCGGCTTCGATCCATTGCGCCGGTTCGTCGCCGAAGCCCTGGGCACCGGACTGCTGGTGGCGACGGTCGTCGGTTCCGGCATCATGGCCGAGACGCTGACGCACGACACCGCGCTGGCGCTGCTCGGCAACACGCTCGCGACCGGCGCCATGCTGGTGGTGTTGATCACCATCCTCGGTCCGATCTCCGGCGCGCATTTCAATCCCGCGGTTTCGCTGGTGTTCTGCCTCAACCGGTCTCTGCCTGCCCGCGATCTCCCTGCCTATATCGCCGCGCAATTCGCCGGCGGCGTCGCCGGCACCATCGCCGCGCATCTCATGTTCGCCCTGCCGGTTCTGGAGGTCGCGACGAAGCCGCGGACCGGGCCGGCGCAGTGGTTTTCCGAAGGCGTCGCGGCGTTCGGCCTTGTCGTCGTCATTCTCGCCGGCCTGCGCTTCGAGCGGCGGACCGTGCCGTGGCTGGTCGGGCTCTATATCACGGCGGCCTATTGGTTCACCGCGTCCACGTCCTTCGCCAATCCTGCGGTTGCCGTTGCGCGGTCGCTCACCAACAGCTTCTCCGGCATCAGGCCGGTCGATCTGCCGGGCTTCATCGTCGCCGAGCTGCTAGGCGCCCTGATCGCGCTTGCGCTGATGGGCTGGCTCCTCAAGCCCGAAACCGTTCAGCAATCCCATCCCCTGAAAGCAGAACCATGA
- a CDS encoding MFS transporter, whose protein sequence is MKIEAPAPVPRNRHVLVTALGITQIIAWGSSYYLPAVLAAPIAKDTGWSLASVVAGLSCGLLLAGLVSPITGRLIQRHGGRPVLAAGSLLLAAAHSLLAMATAYPLYQVAWLLMGIGMSSSLYDAGFATLGRLYGQGARGAITNLTLFGGFASTVCWPLSAFLVEHGGWRIACLSYAAIHLAICLPLHLWVIPPPPPAAPAPVRGKSKEASATGRTRARFILLASILTLAAMIASTLSVHLLTLLQLRGVGLAAAVGLGALVGPSQVGARVAELLIGRNRHHPIWTMLASVSLLAAGIWLLLVGHAFIALALILYGAGNGIHTIARGALPLVLFDPQQYAVLMGKLATPSLIIQAAAPSIGALLLGTGGGNLVLTTLALAATLNVGLSICLLAAVGR, encoded by the coding sequence GTGAAGATTGAAGCGCCTGCGCCCGTCCCCCGCAACCGCCACGTTCTCGTCACGGCCCTCGGAATCACGCAGATCATCGCCTGGGGATCGTCCTACTATCTGCCCGCGGTCCTTGCCGCGCCGATTGCAAAGGACACCGGCTGGTCGCTCGCATCGGTCGTTGCCGGGTTATCCTGCGGGCTGCTGCTTGCCGGGCTTGTGTCCCCCATCACGGGCCGGCTGATCCAGCGCCATGGCGGCCGTCCGGTGCTTGCCGCCGGCTCGCTGCTGCTGGCGGCCGCGCATTCGTTGCTGGCGATGGCAACCGCCTATCCGCTTTACCAGGTTGCCTGGCTGCTGATGGGCATCGGCATGTCGAGCAGTCTCTACGACGCCGGCTTCGCCACGCTGGGCCGGCTCTACGGCCAAGGCGCGCGCGGCGCCATCACCAACCTGACGCTCTTCGGTGGTTTCGCCAGCACCGTCTGCTGGCCGCTCAGCGCCTTCCTGGTCGAACATGGCGGATGGCGCATCGCCTGCCTTTCCTATGCCGCGATCCATCTGGCGATCTGCCTGCCGCTCCACCTTTGGGTCATCCCGCCGCCTCCACCCGCGGCGCCCGCCCCGGTGAGAGGCAAGTCGAAAGAGGCATCCGCCACGGGCAGGACGCGGGCACGCTTCATTCTGCTTGCCTCCATCCTGACATTGGCCGCGATGATCGCATCCACGCTCTCCGTCCACCTGCTGACGCTGCTGCAATTGCGCGGCGTCGGCCTGGCGGCGGCAGTCGGTCTTGGCGCCCTGGTCGGTCCGTCACAGGTCGGCGCGCGCGTGGCCGAGTTGCTGATCGGCCGCAACCGGCATCATCCGATCTGGACGATGCTGGCGTCCGTATCGCTGCTCGCGGCCGGGATCTGGCTGCTTCTGGTGGGCCACGCATTCATCGCGCTCGCCCTGATCCTCTACGGCGCGGGCAACGGCATCCACACGATCGCACGCGGCGCGCTGCCGCTGGTGCTGTTCGATCCGCAGCAATACGCCGTCCTGATGGGCAAGCTCGCAACGCCGAGCCTCATCATCCAGGCGGCAGCTCCTTCCATCGGAGCGCTGCTTCTGGGCACGGGCGGCGGCAATCTCGTCCTGACCACGCTGGCGCTCGCGGCGACGCTGAATGTGGGGCTCTCTATCTGCTTGCTTGCGGCCGTGGGCCGCTGA
- a CDS encoding PilZ domain-containing protein → MANYPETERRLHAREFVLKEATIIAGAVRIGCSVRNQHEQGAELRVAADTEIPERFLLEVPADDMTYRALVRWRRNDRIGVALYSNAPKD, encoded by the coding sequence ATGGCCAATTATCCCGAGACCGAGCGCCGTCTTCATGCGCGCGAATTCGTGCTCAAGGAAGCCACGATCATTGCCGGTGCCGTCAGGATCGGCTGCTCGGTCAGGAATCAGCACGAGCAGGGCGCGGAGTTGCGCGTCGCCGCCGATACGGAGATCCCGGAACGCTTCCTGCTCGAGGTCCCAGCCGACGATATGACCTATCGCGCCTTGGTGCGGTGGCGGCGCAACGACCGCATCGGCGTGGCGCTCTACAGCAACGCGCCGAAGGACTGA
- a CDS encoding histidine phosphatase family protein, with the protein MFARLTMIASGATQAARKGRFPSDEAPEPSAFDRAGAIASSLRRADRVWTSPALAARRTAEALGLDATVEPLLAEQDFARWAGKSFEEVQAEDPAGMAAWFADPDAAPHGGESLAAVARRGAALMERLAGEGGGHTVALTHAVPIRAAIVHVLGAPLSSVWKIDIEPLSLTEFRNDGRRWVLHASGVAGAR; encoded by the coding sequence ATGTTCGCCCGCCTGACGATGATCGCAAGCGGCGCGACGCAGGCCGCGCGCAAGGGCCGCTTTCCATCGGACGAGGCGCCGGAGCCGAGCGCCTTCGACCGCGCCGGCGCGATCGCTTCGTCGCTGCGCCGGGCCGACCGCGTCTGGACAAGTCCGGCGCTCGCCGCGCGCAGGACGGCCGAGGCGCTTGGCCTTGACGCGACCGTCGAGCCGCTGCTTGCCGAGCAGGATTTCGCGCGCTGGGCCGGCAAAAGCTTCGAGGAGGTGCAGGCCGAGGACCCGGCAGGCATGGCGGCCTGGTTTGCCGATCCGGACGCCGCACCCCATGGCGGCGAATCGCTTGCCGCCGTCGCCCGGCGGGGTGCCGCGCTGATGGAGCGGCTGGCCGGCGAGGGGGGCGGCCACACCGTCGCGCTCACCCATGCCGTGCCGATCCGCGCCGCCATCGTGCATGTGCTGGGCGCGCCGCTCTCCTCGGTCTGGAAGATCGACATCGAGCCGCTGTCGCTCACCGAGTTCCGCAACGACGGCCGCCGCTGGGTGCTGCACGCGAGCGGGGTCGCCGGCGCGAGATAG
- a CDS encoding DUF6428 family protein — protein MLSSDNHKNAAPIDPSDLTIGDLLGALADYKDRPLVFRYDGQTVKPGYHVTEVKAGQFSALDCEANPESWSEIFVQLWDVDEGGPVHMPAGKFAAIIRKVSDHVALDQSAKLTFEVSDGIRPMELHRAAQPSVVGGAIEVVLSPRPASCKPRDRWLKEQAAAGKPCCGENSCC, from the coding sequence ATGCTGTCTTCTGACAATCATAAAAACGCCGCCCCGATCGACCCCTCCGACCTGACCATCGGCGACCTGCTGGGCGCGCTGGCCGACTACAAGGACAGGCCGCTGGTGTTCCGCTATGACGGGCAGACGGTTAAGCCAGGCTATCATGTCACCGAGGTGAAGGCGGGCCAGTTCTCGGCGCTGGATTGCGAGGCCAATCCGGAATCATGGTCGGAGATCTTCGTCCAGCTATGGGACGTGGACGAAGGCGGGCCGGTCCATATGCCGGCCGGCAAGTTCGCGGCGATCATCCGCAAGGTCTCGGATCACGTGGCTCTCGACCAGTCGGCGAAGCTGACCTTCGAGGTCAGCGACGGGATCCGCCCGATGGAGCTGCACCGCGCAGCCCAGCCAAGCGTCGTTGGCGGCGCTATCGAGGTCGTGCTTTCGCCACGGCCAGCGAGCTGCAAGCCGCGTGACCGCTGGCTGAAGGAACAGGCGGCCGCTGGCAAGCCGTGCTGCGGAGAGAACAGCTGCTGCTGA
- a CDS encoding helix-turn-helix transcriptional regulator, which produces MSRKFGISERYVRQLFAGEGTSFSDYVNGERLAYVHSCLTDRRQLLRRIADIAFEVGFNEPSTFYRQFRLRYGMTPTEVRALTEGR; this is translated from the coding sequence ATATCGCGCAAGTTCGGTATCAGCGAGCGCTATGTCCGCCAGCTCTTTGCCGGGGAGGGCACAAGCTTTTCCGACTATGTCAACGGGGAGCGGCTCGCCTATGTCCATAGCTGCCTCACCGACCGCCGACAGTTGCTGCGGCGCATCGCCGACATTGCCTTTGAGGTCGGCTTCAACGAGCCATCCACCTTCTATCGGCAGTTCCGCCTGCGCTACGGCATGACGCCGACGGAAGTTCGTGCCTTGACCGAAGGGCGATAG
- a CDS encoding sulfite exporter TauE/SafE family protein, translating to MIQALFDYQREIYLAVAQHLKAFAGDGNWLTLLAVLPMGVVFGAAHALTPGHSKTLLAAYIAGSQVKLARGLLASLALSFTHITLAVLIAVLALPLVSISLGSVGRAPALETLSRGLLGLIGVWIIWRALRGRHHHHVHEGEAVGFMAGLIPCPLTLFVMTYAISRGIPWAGLVFAVAMMVGVAITLGIVVLLAVLFRSGSVAALERLGSSTAGVATFLEIATGLILVGAALHQIFG from the coding sequence ATGATACAGGCGCTCTTTGACTACCAACGCGAGATTTACCTGGCGGTGGCGCAGCACCTCAAGGCGTTCGCCGGCGACGGCAACTGGCTTACGCTCCTTGCGGTCCTGCCGATGGGCGTCGTGTTCGGGGCGGCTCACGCGCTGACGCCGGGCCATTCGAAGACACTGCTAGCCGCCTATATCGCCGGCTCGCAGGTGAAATTGGCTCGTGGATTGCTCGCCTCGCTCGCCCTTTCCTTCACCCATATCACGCTGGCGGTGCTTATCGCGGTGCTGGCGCTGCCGCTCGTCTCGATCTCGCTGGGCAGCGTCGGCCGCGCTCCCGCGCTGGAAACGCTGAGCCGTGGGCTGCTCGGCCTGATCGGCGTGTGGATAATCTGGCGCGCGCTGCGCGGCCGTCATCATCATCACGTCCATGAGGGCGAAGCGGTCGGCTTCATGGCTGGACTGATCCCTTGCCCGCTGACGCTGTTCGTCATGACTTATGCCATTTCGCGCGGCATACCCTGGGCCGGACTTGTCTTCGCTGTCGCGATGATGGTGGGCGTCGCGATCACGCTCGGTATCGTCGTGCTGCTGGCGGTGCTGTTCCGCAGCGGGTCGGTAGCCGCGCTGGAACGGCTGGGATCGAGCACGGCCGGTGTGGCCACCTTTCTGGAGATCGCGACCGGGCTGATTCTGGTTGGCGCGGCATTGCATCAGATCTTCGGGTAG
- a CDS encoding VOC family protein: MTQMLFLNLPVRDLQPATKFYLAIGGTLNPQFSNDQASSIMFSDSIGVMLLTHQHYSQFTARPIGDAKRESQLLIALTVDSKDAVNAVIEKGVAAGGRADPNPAQDLGFMFNRHIEDPDGNVWEFLWMNPAAMQ; this comes from the coding sequence ATGACCCAAATGCTCTTCCTCAATCTGCCGGTGCGCGATCTGCAGCCAGCGACCAAGTTTTATCTCGCGATCGGCGGCACGCTCAACCCGCAGTTCTCGAACGACCAGGCCAGCTCGATCATGTTCTCCGATTCGATCGGGGTCATGTTGCTGACGCACCAGCACTACAGCCAGTTCACAGCCCGTCCGATAGGCGATGCCAAGCGCGAGAGCCAATTGCTGATCGCGCTGACCGTCGACAGCAAGGACGCGGTCAACGCGGTCATCGAGAAAGGTGTTGCAGCGGGCGGCCGCGCCGATCCCAACCCGGCACAGGATCTCGGCTTCATGTTCAACCGTCACATAGAAGACCCGGATGGCAATGTCTGGGAGTTCCTGTGGATGAACCCCGCAGCCATGCAATAG
- a CDS encoding CbtB domain-containing protein, whose product MSDTTFAPTYGPVAIPVRELLPWAIFAGLMLMLMIYFVGAEEGATSLIRGTMVHEFVHDGRHLLGFPCH is encoded by the coding sequence ATGTCCGACACCACTTTCGCCCCGACCTACGGCCCGGTTGCGATTCCCGTCCGCGAGCTTCTGCCCTGGGCAATCTTCGCCGGCCTGATGCTGATGCTGATGATCTATTTCGTCGGCGCGGAAGAAGGCGCGACCTCGCTGATCCGCGGCACGATGGTGCATGAATTCGTGCATGACGGCCGCCACCTGCTCGGCTTCCCCTGCCATTAG
- a CDS encoding metalloregulator ArsR/SmtB family transcription factor produces MDERQALIAFGALSQETRLRLLRLLVVAGPEGISAGSLAEQVEVSPSNVSFHLKELERSGLVTARRDARSIVYSAEYDALSGLIRFLMEDCCSGRPEICALALAAPCCRPGEGTTQ; encoded by the coding sequence GTGGATGAACGTCAAGCCCTGATCGCCTTTGGCGCGCTGTCGCAGGAAACCCGCCTGCGCCTGCTGCGCCTGTTGGTCGTTGCCGGACCGGAAGGCATTTCCGCCGGCTCGCTCGCCGAACAGGTGGAGGTCTCGCCCTCCAATGTCAGCTTCCACCTCAAGGAACTGGAACGGTCCGGCCTCGTCACCGCGCGGCGTGATGCCCGCTCGATCGTCTACAGCGCCGAGTACGACGCGCTGTCCGGCCTGATCCGTTTCCTGATGGAGGATTGCTGCTCGGGCCGCCCGGAGATCTGCGCGCTGGCGCTTGCCGCGCCTTGCTGCCGGCCGGGCGAGGGGACCACGCAATGA
- the arsC gene encoding arsenate reductase (glutaredoxin) (This arsenate reductase requires both glutathione and glutaredoxin to convert arsenate to arsenite, after which the efflux transporter formed by ArsA and ArsB can extrude the arsenite from the cell, providing resistance.), protein MTVTIYHNPACGTSRNTLAMIRASGEEPVVIEYLKTPPSRERLLELIAGMGITPRQLLREKGTPYDELGLAGPKWSDEELIDFMLAHPILINRPIVETPKGTRLCRPSEAVLPLLDNPVCEFVKEDGEKIRPSLRASGAS, encoded by the coding sequence ATGACGGTCACGATTTACCACAATCCCGCTTGCGGCACCTCGCGCAACACGCTCGCCATGATCCGCGCCAGCGGCGAGGAGCCCGTGGTGATCGAATATCTGAAGACGCCGCCGAGCCGCGAGCGGCTGCTCGAACTGATCGCGGGGATGGGGATCACACCCCGCCAGTTGCTCCGGGAGAAGGGCACGCCTTACGACGAGCTCGGTCTCGCCGGCCCGAAATGGAGCGACGAGGAACTGATCGATTTCATGCTCGCCCATCCGATCCTCATCAACCGGCCGATCGTCGAGACGCCCAAGGGCACGAGGCTCTGCCGGCCGTCGGAAGCTGTGCTGCCGCTGCTGGACAATCCGGTGTGCGAATTCGTCAAGGAAGATGGCGAGAAAATACGTCCATCGCTTAGGGCGTCAGGTGCTTCATGA
- a CDS encoding outer membrane beta-barrel protein — MKIIPTSMAAMAIVLATGSAFAADALAPEAAPMPPTEESFSWTGPYLGGFGSFAVGDMKLNSRQIFADGNPPPINGAFEISASGFLGGIQAGYDWQFADRWVIGAVADIAASSYGASVTASVDGTEIFNGDVDLKYLGTVRARLGHAWDRTLIYGHGGLAFGNTEQTLTVGGTTVFNEEQTRTGWTIGAGLEHAITDRISFGTEYAYVDLGSKQILDNGEGLTVKDDVAFHTLKAFVNYRF, encoded by the coding sequence ATGAAGATCATACCCACGTCCATGGCCGCCATGGCGATCGTTCTTGCCACCGGCAGCGCTTTCGCGGCCGATGCGCTCGCCCCGGAAGCGGCCCCGATGCCGCCGACTGAGGAGAGCTTCAGCTGGACGGGGCCCTATCTCGGCGGGTTCGGTTCGTTTGCGGTTGGCGACATGAAGCTCAATTCGCGGCAGATCTTTGCCGACGGAAACCCGCCGCCGATCAACGGCGCGTTCGAGATTTCCGCGAGCGGCTTCCTCGGCGGCATCCAGGCAGGCTATGACTGGCAGTTCGCCGACCGCTGGGTGATCGGTGCGGTGGCGGATATTGCCGCGTCCAGCTACGGCGCTTCGGTTACGGCCTCGGTGGACGGCACCGAGATCTTCAATGGCGACGTGGATCTCAAATATCTCGGCACCGTTCGCGCGCGGCTGGGCCACGCTTGGGACCGCACGCTCATCTACGGCCATGGCGGCCTTGCCTTTGGCAACACCGAGCAGACACTGACGGTCGGCGGGACGACCGTCTTCAACGAGGAGCAGACACGCACCGGCTGGACGATCGGCGCGGGCCTCGAGCACGCCATCACCGATCGCATCTCCTTCGGCACGGAGTATGCCTATGTCGACCTTGGCTCGAAGCAGATACTCGACAATGGCGAAGGGTTGACAGTCAAGGACGACGTGGCTTTCCACACGCTCAAGGCCTTCGTGAATTACCGTTTCTGA
- a CDS encoding CbtA family protein: MVGKLLLRGMLVGLVAGILAFAFARVYGEPQVDKAIAFEEQQAQAAGEAPEPEMVSRVTQAGIGLATGVLVYGAALGGLFSLVFAYAYGRLGSLGPRSTSALLALLGFLAVIVVPSLKYPANPPAVGNPETIAYRTELFFIMIVISIAAMVAAVGLAQRLWSKLGAWNASIVAGLAFLVVFALVKAALPDINEVPENFSATVLWQFRVASLGIQLVLWTVVGLGFGAVAERVVAVRDQRGPARRYA, from the coding sequence ATGGTCGGAAAACTTTTGCTGCGCGGCATGCTTGTCGGGCTAGTGGCGGGGATTCTGGCGTTCGCCTTCGCCCGCGTCTATGGCGAGCCGCAGGTCGACAAGGCGATCGCCTTCGAGGAACAGCAGGCGCAGGCCGCCGGCGAGGCGCCGGAGCCCGAGATGGTCAGCCGCGTCACGCAGGCAGGCATCGGTCTGGCGACCGGCGTGCTGGTCTATGGCGCGGCGCTTGGCGGGCTGTTCTCGCTGGTCTTCGCCTATGCCTATGGCCGGCTGGGCTCGCTCGGCCCGCGCAGCACCTCGGCGCTGCTGGCGCTGCTCGGCTTCCTTGCCGTGATCGTGGTTCCGAGCCTCAAATACCCGGCCAACCCGCCCGCGGTCGGCAATCCCGAAACCATCGCCTACCGCACCGAACTGTTCTTCATCATGATCGTCATCTCGATCGCCGCGATGGTGGCGGCGGTGGGCCTGGCGCAGCGGCTATGGAGCAAGCTCGGCGCCTGGAATGCCTCGATCGTCGCTGGGCTCGCCTTCCTCGTCGTCTTCGCGCTGGTGAAGGCGGCGCTGCCCGACATCAACGAAGTGCCGGAGAACTTCTCGGCGACGGTGCTGTGGCAGTTCCGCGTCGCCTCGCTCGGCATCCAGCTGGTGCTGTGGACCGTCGTCGGGCTCGGCTTCGGCGCGGTTGCCGAGCGCGTGGTCGCCGTGCGCGACCAGCGCGGCCCCGCCCGCCGCTACGCTTGA